The following coding sequences lie in one Zingiber officinale cultivar Zhangliang chromosome 2B, Zo_v1.1, whole genome shotgun sequence genomic window:
- the LOC122047717 gene encoding DNA primase small subunit-like, with translation MSKDENLVEDEMQIDQHDSDRPQKNVPDGFSEDYLKVYYGKLFPCVDIYRWLSYGNDGKHPACDQSYFGRREFSFTLENDIYLRFLSFNNVVEMESSIRKKCPFKIDIGPVYTVDPAKRRAYAQGGNNVFSPIERELVFDIDMSDYDDVRYCCSGADVCLDCWPLMNVAIKVLDMSLREDFGFNHILWVYSGRRGVHCWVCDGRARRLRDEQRASIAEYFHVNKGGENNAKKVNLTGAVLHPFLARSYTEVLKDSFEKKMLLSQKLFASEDRFQKILQIIPDDSIASELLDKWQGNRRSSISKEDVNVSRWEQLKHVLQSGKHKVQGLRRCVEEIIFTYTFPRLDMEVSKHMNHLLKAPFCVHPKTGRICVPIDPNDCDDFDPTTVPTLSQLIEELNMSNKRSESEEDWERTSLRKSIEIFRSFLSALLKSCKKEMNSNVRQSTDARNW, from the exons ATGAGTAAAGATGAAAATTTGGTAGAAGATGAGATGCAAATTGATCAGCATGATTCAGATCGACCGCAAAAAAATGTACCAGATGGATTTTCTGAGGACTATCTAAAAGTGTATTATG GAAAGCTTTTTCCTTGTGTTGATATATATAGATGGCTATCTTATGGAAATG ATGGAAAACATCCGGCTTGTGATCAGTCCTACTTTGGCCGGAGAGAATTTTCATTCACTTTGGAGAATGATATATATCTTCGATTCCTGTCATTTAATAATGTTGTCGAGATGGAGAGTTCAATTAGAAAGAAGTGTCCTTTTAAGATTGATATTGGACCTGTGTATACTGTTGAT CCTGCAAAAAGGCGTGCATATGCACAAGGTGGGAATAATGTATTTTCGCCGATTGAAAGGGAGCTTGTTTTTGACATT GACATGTCAGATTATGATGATGTCCGGTACTGTTGCTCAGGAGCTGATGTATGCTTGGATTGCTGGCCTTTAATGAATGTTGCTATCAAGGTTTTAGACATGAGTCTTAGAG AGGATTTTGGTTTCAATCACATCCTATGGGTATATAGTGGTCGCCGTGGTGTCCATTGTTGGGTTTGTGATGGAAGAGCAAGAAG GCTTAGAGATGAGCAACGAGCATCAATTGCTGAATACTTCCATGTTAATAAG GGTGGTGAAAATAATGCTAAGAAAGTAAATTTAACTGGAGCagttcttcatccttttcttGC ACGATCTTATACAGAGGTTTTGAAGGATTCTTTTGAAAAGAAGATGCTTCTTAGCCAGAAATTATTTGCGTCTGAAGACCGATTTCAGAAGATTCTCCAAATCATACCTGATGATT CTATTGCTTCTGAGCTTCTTGACAAATGGCAAGGAAATAGAAGATCTTCCATTTCAAAGGAAGATGTTAATGTTTCTCGTTGGGAACAGTTAAAGCATGTGCTACAATCTGGGAAGCACAAG GTTCAGGGGCTACGACGGTGTGTGGAGGAGATTATTTTTACATACACATTTCCTAGGCTTGACATGGAG GTATCAAAACACATGAACCATTTGCTAAAAGCACCCTTCTGTGTGCATCCTAAGACAG GGCGTATATGTGTGCCTATTGATCCTAATGATTGTGATGATTTTGATCCTACCACCGTGCCAACACTTTCTCAG CTTATTGAAGAGCTTAACATGAGTAATAAGAGATCTGAGTCTGAAGAAG ATTGGGAAAGAACTTCACTTCGCAAGTCAATTGAAATTTTCAGATCATTTCTTTCTGCACTTTTGAAATCTTGTAAG AAGGAGATGAATTCCAACGTTAGACAATCCACAGATGCTAGGAATTGGTGA
- the LOC122048829 gene encoding vegetative cell wall protein gp1-like — MCHAPTRKSQTPCPSLAISFSSAASSQRRLLRSQTLRRLRPPSEAVSLPRPPSSAEALAPSPPSSAGALAPSPVAMICGNSLIFFGPALSPDNLPSFLFPRGKPFSPLFRDFALAPPPRRPFAAPLPLTEPSSDPSSSDVFQEQVTELAVTEQQPPGFLDWFLFWLKFSLPQPPPAATCHLCPPRPITATDHNPPPETTRRPQQPARSYQ; from the exons ATGTGCCACGCTCCAACTCGGAAAAGCCAAACGCCCTGCCCTAGCCTCGCGATTTCCTTCTCCAGCGCCGCCTCCTCCCAACGTCGCCTCCTCCGCAGCCAAACCCTACGTCGCCTGCGGCCTCCCTCCGAAGCCGTGTCCCTCCCGCGACCTCCCTCCAGCGCTGAAGCCCTAGCCCCGTCGCCTCCCTCCAGCGCCGGAGCCCTAGCCCCGTCGCCAGTTGCCATGATTT GTGGAAATAGTCTAATCTTTTTTGGTCCCGCTCTTTCGCCTGACAATCTTCCCTCATTTCTCTTCCCGCGCGGGAAACCATTTTCCCCGCTCTTTCGTGATTTCGCCTTAGCACCGCCGCCGCGCCGGCCCTTCGCTGCCCCTCTACCTTTGACAGAACCGTCTTCCGATCCTTCCTCTTCTGACGTGTTCCAGGAGCAGGTCACCGAGTTGGCAGTGACCGAGCAGCAACCTCCAGGTTTCCTTGActg GTTTTTGTTTTGGCTGAAGTTTTCACTCCCGCAACCGCCGCCCGCGGCCACCTGCCATCTGTGCCCGCCGCGGCCGATCACCGCCACCGACCATAACCCGCCACCAGAGACCACTCGTCGCCCGCAGCAGCCAGCGCGATCGTACCAGTAA
- the LOC122047715 gene encoding WASH complex subunit 4-like isoform X2, which yields MASQLLEQQEKLRRAVDEWRTGSHDLLRDLAGDPFSIPSFAPTTTDPIRLFVCPIEHSQLSTILRSDNVSLSKFVSVFSYDCIEISNLSNSASKRLFRQLQLFGHRSSPQEVLLEGEPQKAFGESLSLFIELYETTIRMAELLGNLLQQLNSVYSIGDKNVRPLNSIKNLMLRTAFEALGEGLAVFLVLDEIIKQNEHIKNYLSSFSRMLSKVKLEIDTFDITVEDIDLLDQVVVHFEKLLEVNFFKWLVYKESSWLGIMQQVKGNKKFIDGCFSCIHDGLVDILLRLDTWKELPVDRLKILQHMALFIFSTHVSDVIPEKKLVKMLLDMLHLSPLLYIRGKRIMLVDVLKEQSPSSLSSWLFLREAIRDRNLMINNYLKRLNDIHSRDWQTIKDTLSCWVASFHSTVHPVAELLSEGWLRIHQKKTIQGLVVASRLQLLIQSILDLHALLEVPIKREKLKSLCHMIISLKVLEQTFQTKGSDMIKSLPHTINIIQADLEQIILPSKDMLQIEVDKRSQINQLGFFSSLTRRKETDTRLTDSLSLVHMLLQMLQGGGSHKRQLIFLNILDVLQSIGYLNIDFTRVRKLTSKLWTLVGFQAISSAVVDSSFLYWRREMMGSLFSMVYVEVGRFSWLQYLIDAFSDGLKLLKLGQVGKHTLEAYQNEIEYGVKNEIIIPLCRDIENDLRLHVHSTYFKGSVVVNPTKTGVRNLAWYLAIKPLHLSFKFIDISSHVENYLNSAFYNHSTMPTYDRKIYLEMQLLAELKYGLMLDDVYFVGNSMVHDIGINETVQDLCAFTKNYTYNIIKQVFIDKIPKGKNRKNLRLIGVEDITHSVSIHGLQVIYKASDSIQKFLEQMFTNLSQLLKNKCRTDSSNDYILKNNKEIVSRLPFLKQDHEASFLEPLNVIMSQIGNALGLVRILLAGSSRHICNISRPTLDMSFEESYQKLGLADEILEAGRVMDKAIAEKYEPVARMESFSDFINRFVKEHPFGTEDHAKDLSQIVPSIIVNLVSAQVRYKDNLLLDHDSENTLYMHDSLFMGVAFALKVSAQESSFDDLNWFGSARKSLEERISSLELTGSSKAQDTNSRVGSSLARWKLWSQTSPIPLEIQKGLDECIKYQKEIELVEYVLNAARAFIS from the exons ATGGCGTCGC AGCTCTTAGAGCAGCAGGAGAAGCTACGCCGAGCAGTCGACGAATGGCGCACCGGGAGTCACGATTTGCTCAGAGACCTCGCTGGAGACCCCTTTTCCATCCCTTCCTTCGCACCGACCACCACCGATCCGATACGCCTCTTCGTCTGTCCCATAGAGCACTCCCAGCTCTCCACGATCCTCCGATCCGACAACGTTTCCCTCTCCAAGTTCGTCAGCGTCTTCTCGTACGACTGCATCGAAATCTCCAATCTCAGCAATTCG GCATCGAAACGATTGTTCAGGCAGTTGCAGTTGTTCGGTCATCGATCGAGCCCGCAGGAGGTGCTTCTCGAAGGTGAGCCTCAGAAGGCGTTTGGAGAATCGCTGTCGCTGTTCATCGAATTGTACGAGACCACGATCAGGATGGCGGAGCTTTTGGGAAACTTACTACAGCAGCTCAATTCAGTTTACTCTATTGGAGACAAGAACGTCCGGCCATTAAATTCGATTAAAAATCTGATGTTGAGGACAGCTTTTGAAGCGCTTGGGGAAGGCCTGGCAGTGTTTCTTGTCTTGGACGAGATCATAAAGCAGAATGAACACATAAAGAACTACTTGTCTTCTTTCTCAAG GATGCTTAGTAAGGTGAAACTAGAGATTGACACTTTTGATATAACTGTTGAGGACATAGACTTATTAGACCAAGTTGTTGTCCATTTTGAGAAGCTTCTAGAAGTTAATTTCTTCAAG tggttaGTGTACAAGGAATCATCTTGGCTGGGAATAATGCAACAGGTAAAGGGCAATAAGAAATTCATCGACGGATGTTTTTCTTGCATCCATGATGGTTTAGTAGATATCCTTCTAAGACTTG ATACTTGGAAGGAACTcccagttgatcgattgaagatATTGCAGCATATGGCTCTGTTTATATTTTCCACACATGTCTCTG ATGTTATTCCTGAGAAGAAACTAGTTAAGATGCTGCTGGATATGCTTCATCTGTCCCCGCTTTTGTATATTAGAGGCAAGAGAATTATGCTAGTTGATGTTCTGAAAGAACAATCTCCTTCATCATTATCCTCTTGGCTGTTTTTGAGAGAAGCCATAAGGGACCGTAATCTAATGATTAACAATTACCTTAAGCGCTTAAATGATATCCATTCAAG GGACTGGCAAACTATCAAAGACACACTTTCTTGTTGGGTAGCATCTTTTCATTCAACTGTTCATCCAGTG GCGGAATTGTTGAGTGAAGGATGGTTAAGGATACATCAGAAAAAGACTATTCAG GGATTAGTTGTGGCATCTAGACTACAGTTGCTTATTCAGTCAATACTCGACTTGCATGCATTACTTGAG GTTCCAATCAAGAGGGAGAAGCTCAAGTCTCTTTGTCATATGATCATTTCATTGAAG GTTTTGGAGCAAACCTTCCAGACCAAAGGGTCTGATATGATTAAAAGTCTCCCACATACCATAAATATTATTCAAGCAGATCTTGAGCAGATTATATTGCCTTCTAAG GATATGCTACAAATTGAAGTGGATAAAAGGAGCCAAATAAACCAGTTGGGCTTTTTTAGTTCATTAACAC GTAGAAAAGAGACAGATACCCGGCTTACAGATTCTCTATCTTTG GTGCATATGCTGTTGCAAATGCTTCAAGGAGGAGGTAGCCACAAGAGACAGCTAATTTTCTTGAACATCTTGGATGTTCTTCAAAGCATT GGCTACTTGAATATTGACTTTACAAGGGTTAGAAAGTTGACTTCAAAGTTATGGACACTGGTAGGCTTCCAGGCTATCAGTTCTGCTGTTGTTGATTCTAGCTTCTTGTATTGGAGAAGGGAGATGATGGGAAGTTTGTTTTCAATGGTTTATGTGGAAGTAGGAAGGTTTTCATGGTTACA GTACCTTATTGATGCATTTTCAGATGGACTGAAGCTTCTTAAGCTTGGGCAAGTTGGAAAGCACACTCTTGAAGCATATCAGAATGAAATTGAATATGGTGTGAAAAAT GAAATAATTATCCCTCTTTGTAGAGATATTGAAAATGATCTCCGTCTTCATGTTCATTCAACTTATTTTAAGGGATCTGTGGTTGTAAACCCAACCAAG ACTGGTGTGCGCAATCTTGCATGGTACTTGGCAATCAAACCATTGCATCTTTCTTTCAAGTTCATTGATATAAGTTCACATGTTGAGAACTATTTGAATTCTGCCTTCTACAATCACTCAACTATGCCAACATATGACAGAAAG ATATACCTAGAAATGCAGCTTCTAGCTGAGCTAAAGTATGGTTTGATGTTGGATGATGTCTATTTTGTTGGAAATTCTATGGTTCACGACATTGGTATCAATGAGACAGTCCAAGATCTCTGTGCCTTCACCAAGAACTACACTTATAACATAATTAAGCAG GTTTTCATTGATAAAATTCCAAAAGGTAAAAACAGGAAGAACTTGCGATTGATTGGTGTGGAGGACATTACACATTCAGTTTCTATTCATGGTCTACAAGTAATATACAAGGCTTCAGATTCAATACAGAAATTTTTGGaacaaatgtttacaaatttGTCTCAGTTGCTTAAAAATAAATGTAGGACAGACTCGTCAAATGACTACATCTTGAAG AACAACAAGGAAATAGTAAGCAGACTTCCCTTTTTAAAGCAAGATCATGAGGCAAGCTTCCTTGAACCTCTCAATGTTATCATGAGTCAGATTGGAAATGCTTTGGGACTAGTGAGAATTCTTCTAGCAGGCAGTTCTCGTCATATTTGCAACATTTCTCG ACCCACACTTGATATGAGCTTTGAGGAGAGTTACCAGAAACTTGGTTTAGCTGATGAAATTCTTGAAGCTGGAAGAGTGATGGATAAGGCAATTGCAGAGAAATATGAACCTGTCGCAAGAATGGAATCTTTTTCTGATTTCATAAACAGATTTGTCAAG GAACATCCGTTTGGCACAGAAGATCATGCCAAAGATTTGTCTCAGATAGTTCCTTCGATCATAGTAAATTTGGTGAGCGCCCAAGTGCGTTACAAGGACAACCTGCTGTTGGACCATGATTCTGAAAATACTCTGTACATGCATGATAGCCTCTTCATGGGGGTTGCTTTTGCTCTCAAG GTATCGGCACAAGAAAGCTCCTTCGATGATCTCAACTGGTTTGGGTCTGCAAGGAAGAGCCTTGAAGAGCGCATATCCTCTTTGGAACTCACAGGCAGCAGCAAGGCTCAAGATACCAATAGCAGAGTGGGTAGCAGCCTCGCCCGCTGGAAGTTGTGGAGCCAGACTTCACCAATTCCTCTTGAGATCCAGAAG GGTTTGGATGAatgcatcaagtaccaaaaggaAATTGAATTGGTTGAGTATGTTCTCAATGCTGCCAGAGCATTCATCTCTTGA
- the LOC122047715 gene encoding WASH complex subunit 4-like isoform X1, translating to MASQLLEQQEKLRRAVDEWRTGSHDLLRDLAGDPFSIPSFAPTTTDPIRLFVCPIEHSQLSTILRSDNVSLSKFVSVFSYDCIEISNLSNSASKRLFRQLQLFGHRSSPQEVLLEGEPQKAFGESLSLFIELYETTIRMAELLGNLLQQLNSVYSIGDKNVRPLNSIKNLMLRTAFEALGEGLAVFLVLDEIIKQNEHIKNYLSSFSRMLSKVKLEIDTFDITVEDIDLLDQVVVHFEKLLEVNFFKWLVYKESSWLGIMQQVKGNKKFIDGCFSCIHDGLVDILLRLDTWKELPVDRLKILQHMALFIFSTHVSDVIPEKKLVKMLLDMLHLSPLLYIRGKRIMLVDVLKEQSPSSLSSWLFLREAIRDRNLMINNYLKRLNDIHSRDWQTIKDTLSCWVASFHSTVHPVAELLSEGWLRIHQKKTIQGLVVASRLQLLIQSILDLHALLEVPIKREKLKSLCHMIISLKVLEQTFQTKGSDMIKSLPHTINIIQADLEQIILPSKDMLQIEVDKRSQINQLGFFSSLTRRKETDTRLTDSLSLVHMLLQMLQGGGSHKRQLIFLNILDVLQSIGYLNIDFTRVRKLTSKLWTLVGFQAISSAVVDSSFLYWRREMMGSLFSMVYVEVGRFSWLHRYLIDAFSDGLKLLKLGQVGKHTLEAYQNEIEYGVKNEIIIPLCRDIENDLRLHVHSTYFKGSVVVNPTKTGVRNLAWYLAIKPLHLSFKFIDISSHVENYLNSAFYNHSTMPTYDRKIYLEMQLLAELKYGLMLDDVYFVGNSMVHDIGINETVQDLCAFTKNYTYNIIKQVFIDKIPKGKNRKNLRLIGVEDITHSVSIHGLQVIYKASDSIQKFLEQMFTNLSQLLKNKCRTDSSNDYILKNNKEIVSRLPFLKQDHEASFLEPLNVIMSQIGNALGLVRILLAGSSRHICNISRPTLDMSFEESYQKLGLADEILEAGRVMDKAIAEKYEPVARMESFSDFINRFVKEHPFGTEDHAKDLSQIVPSIIVNLVSAQVRYKDNLLLDHDSENTLYMHDSLFMGVAFALKVSAQESSFDDLNWFGSARKSLEERISSLELTGSSKAQDTNSRVGSSLARWKLWSQTSPIPLEIQKGLDECIKYQKEIELVEYVLNAARAFIS from the exons ATGGCGTCGC AGCTCTTAGAGCAGCAGGAGAAGCTACGCCGAGCAGTCGACGAATGGCGCACCGGGAGTCACGATTTGCTCAGAGACCTCGCTGGAGACCCCTTTTCCATCCCTTCCTTCGCACCGACCACCACCGATCCGATACGCCTCTTCGTCTGTCCCATAGAGCACTCCCAGCTCTCCACGATCCTCCGATCCGACAACGTTTCCCTCTCCAAGTTCGTCAGCGTCTTCTCGTACGACTGCATCGAAATCTCCAATCTCAGCAATTCG GCATCGAAACGATTGTTCAGGCAGTTGCAGTTGTTCGGTCATCGATCGAGCCCGCAGGAGGTGCTTCTCGAAGGTGAGCCTCAGAAGGCGTTTGGAGAATCGCTGTCGCTGTTCATCGAATTGTACGAGACCACGATCAGGATGGCGGAGCTTTTGGGAAACTTACTACAGCAGCTCAATTCAGTTTACTCTATTGGAGACAAGAACGTCCGGCCATTAAATTCGATTAAAAATCTGATGTTGAGGACAGCTTTTGAAGCGCTTGGGGAAGGCCTGGCAGTGTTTCTTGTCTTGGACGAGATCATAAAGCAGAATGAACACATAAAGAACTACTTGTCTTCTTTCTCAAG GATGCTTAGTAAGGTGAAACTAGAGATTGACACTTTTGATATAACTGTTGAGGACATAGACTTATTAGACCAAGTTGTTGTCCATTTTGAGAAGCTTCTAGAAGTTAATTTCTTCAAG tggttaGTGTACAAGGAATCATCTTGGCTGGGAATAATGCAACAGGTAAAGGGCAATAAGAAATTCATCGACGGATGTTTTTCTTGCATCCATGATGGTTTAGTAGATATCCTTCTAAGACTTG ATACTTGGAAGGAACTcccagttgatcgattgaagatATTGCAGCATATGGCTCTGTTTATATTTTCCACACATGTCTCTG ATGTTATTCCTGAGAAGAAACTAGTTAAGATGCTGCTGGATATGCTTCATCTGTCCCCGCTTTTGTATATTAGAGGCAAGAGAATTATGCTAGTTGATGTTCTGAAAGAACAATCTCCTTCATCATTATCCTCTTGGCTGTTTTTGAGAGAAGCCATAAGGGACCGTAATCTAATGATTAACAATTACCTTAAGCGCTTAAATGATATCCATTCAAG GGACTGGCAAACTATCAAAGACACACTTTCTTGTTGGGTAGCATCTTTTCATTCAACTGTTCATCCAGTG GCGGAATTGTTGAGTGAAGGATGGTTAAGGATACATCAGAAAAAGACTATTCAG GGATTAGTTGTGGCATCTAGACTACAGTTGCTTATTCAGTCAATACTCGACTTGCATGCATTACTTGAG GTTCCAATCAAGAGGGAGAAGCTCAAGTCTCTTTGTCATATGATCATTTCATTGAAG GTTTTGGAGCAAACCTTCCAGACCAAAGGGTCTGATATGATTAAAAGTCTCCCACATACCATAAATATTATTCAAGCAGATCTTGAGCAGATTATATTGCCTTCTAAG GATATGCTACAAATTGAAGTGGATAAAAGGAGCCAAATAAACCAGTTGGGCTTTTTTAGTTCATTAACAC GTAGAAAAGAGACAGATACCCGGCTTACAGATTCTCTATCTTTG GTGCATATGCTGTTGCAAATGCTTCAAGGAGGAGGTAGCCACAAGAGACAGCTAATTTTCTTGAACATCTTGGATGTTCTTCAAAGCATT GGCTACTTGAATATTGACTTTACAAGGGTTAGAAAGTTGACTTCAAAGTTATGGACACTGGTAGGCTTCCAGGCTATCAGTTCTGCTGTTGTTGATTCTAGCTTCTTGTATTGGAGAAGGGAGATGATGGGAAGTTTGTTTTCAATGGTTTATGTGGAAGTAGGAAGGTTTTCATGGTTACA CAGGTACCTTATTGATGCATTTTCAGATGGACTGAAGCTTCTTAAGCTTGGGCAAGTTGGAAAGCACACTCTTGAAGCATATCAGAATGAAATTGAATATGGTGTGAAAAAT GAAATAATTATCCCTCTTTGTAGAGATATTGAAAATGATCTCCGTCTTCATGTTCATTCAACTTATTTTAAGGGATCTGTGGTTGTAAACCCAACCAAG ACTGGTGTGCGCAATCTTGCATGGTACTTGGCAATCAAACCATTGCATCTTTCTTTCAAGTTCATTGATATAAGTTCACATGTTGAGAACTATTTGAATTCTGCCTTCTACAATCACTCAACTATGCCAACATATGACAGAAAG ATATACCTAGAAATGCAGCTTCTAGCTGAGCTAAAGTATGGTTTGATGTTGGATGATGTCTATTTTGTTGGAAATTCTATGGTTCACGACATTGGTATCAATGAGACAGTCCAAGATCTCTGTGCCTTCACCAAGAACTACACTTATAACATAATTAAGCAG GTTTTCATTGATAAAATTCCAAAAGGTAAAAACAGGAAGAACTTGCGATTGATTGGTGTGGAGGACATTACACATTCAGTTTCTATTCATGGTCTACAAGTAATATACAAGGCTTCAGATTCAATACAGAAATTTTTGGaacaaatgtttacaaatttGTCTCAGTTGCTTAAAAATAAATGTAGGACAGACTCGTCAAATGACTACATCTTGAAG AACAACAAGGAAATAGTAAGCAGACTTCCCTTTTTAAAGCAAGATCATGAGGCAAGCTTCCTTGAACCTCTCAATGTTATCATGAGTCAGATTGGAAATGCTTTGGGACTAGTGAGAATTCTTCTAGCAGGCAGTTCTCGTCATATTTGCAACATTTCTCG ACCCACACTTGATATGAGCTTTGAGGAGAGTTACCAGAAACTTGGTTTAGCTGATGAAATTCTTGAAGCTGGAAGAGTGATGGATAAGGCAATTGCAGAGAAATATGAACCTGTCGCAAGAATGGAATCTTTTTCTGATTTCATAAACAGATTTGTCAAG GAACATCCGTTTGGCACAGAAGATCATGCCAAAGATTTGTCTCAGATAGTTCCTTCGATCATAGTAAATTTGGTGAGCGCCCAAGTGCGTTACAAGGACAACCTGCTGTTGGACCATGATTCTGAAAATACTCTGTACATGCATGATAGCCTCTTCATGGGGGTTGCTTTTGCTCTCAAG GTATCGGCACAAGAAAGCTCCTTCGATGATCTCAACTGGTTTGGGTCTGCAAGGAAGAGCCTTGAAGAGCGCATATCCTCTTTGGAACTCACAGGCAGCAGCAAGGCTCAAGATACCAATAGCAGAGTGGGTAGCAGCCTCGCCCGCTGGAAGTTGTGGAGCCAGACTTCACCAATTCCTCTTGAGATCCAGAAG GGTTTGGATGAatgcatcaagtaccaaaaggaAATTGAATTGGTTGAGTATGTTCTCAATGCTGCCAGAGCATTCATCTCTTGA
- the LOC122048830 gene encoding pectinesterase inhibitor 10-like, producing MKEGRGFFGLSRRRGHGLVLRVLSPPPAQASSHPLRRRAPPASSEYPHSSSPSLPLQSRPASPAEARRRRWVGAPRSPPSPDARHGHILLLPSAPTPPGTSRRLQQLLQPSPAATATVAAVAASGSRRRLPQRHLPPPLPPPMPVGAAAASLSSLRHSPDNRHLASSGLFTPAFRSK from the coding sequence ATGAAAGAAGGGAGAGGGTTTTTTGGCTTGAGCCGCCGCCGAGGACATGGGCTGGTTTTAAGGGTTCTGTCGCCGCCACCAGCACAGGCTTCTTCCCATCCTCTCCGGCGCCGAGCGCCTCCGGCTAGCAGCGAGTATCCCCACTCTTCTagcccttctcttcctcttcaatCCAGGCCAGCATCGCCGGCTGAGGCCCGTCGCCGCCGCTGGGTAGGCGCACCGCGTTCTCCTCCCTCACCCGATGCACGGCATGGTCATATCCTTCTCCTCCCTTCGGCGCCGACGCCGCCAGGAACATCTCGTCGCCTCCAGCAGTTGTTGCAGCCGTCTCCGGCGGCCACTGCCACTGTCGCAGCCGTAGCTGCCTCCGGCAGCCGGCGCCGCCTCCCCCAGCGGCATCTCCCACCACCACTGCCGCCTCCAATGCCTGTGGGTGCCGCCGCTGCCTCCCTTAGCAGCCTCCGTCACTCTCCGGACAACCGCCATCTGGCGAGCTCAGGTTTGTTTACTCCGGCC